The following is a genomic window from Butyricimonas faecihominis.
CTGGGAAATCAGTTTCTCCTTGTATTTATGGATCAAGATAGAAGAGGAATAGTCTTCCACTTGTTTCCGAATGTTTTTTTCCTCGTCGCTCAGGTTCTGGGTCGCTTTGTGCAACAGTAATTCTTTGGTAATCCAGTTCCGCACGTAGCTTTGTGCCATGATGAGACTATCCTTCGAGGGGGTTCCCTGGGGAATAAAGCCGGAAACTTCCGATTTCAGCAAGTATTTGTCGAAAACCTTTGCCACGGGTTGCTCGTTTTTCGCGAACTTATCGTTACAAGCCCACAGGAAGGGGATAAAAATCAGTATATGTTGTAGTTTCATGATTTTACGCAATTAATATTCGGGCGAAAATAATAAAAAGCGATTTAAATATACGAGTTTGTGAGAGTTTTTTCGTCTATTTTGTATTTTTGCGAATAGAATTCGAAGAATGACCCGTGATATAAAAGAGATATTAAAGACTTACTGGGGATATGATGATTTCCGATCCTTGCAGGAAGAGACTATCCGTTCCGTGCTGGACGGGAAGGACACGCTTGCCCTTATGCCCACGGGAGGGGGAAAGTCGCTCACGTACCAAGTGTCCGGGTTAGCGATGGAGGGCGTCTGTCTGGTGGTGACCCCGTTGATTGCTTTGATGAAGGATCAAGTGGAGGATTTAAAGAACAGGCAGATTCCGGCCGAGGCGATCTACACGGGGATGAGGCGTGACCGGGTGGAGTCGATCATTAATAAATGTATATATGATACGGTTAAGTTCTTGTACGTGTCGCCCGAGCGATTGTACTCGGAACGGTTCCGGGAAAAATTGAGGTTGATGAACGTGTGTCTGATTACCGTGGATGAAGCTCATTGTATCTCGCAATGGGGGTATGATTTTCGTCCCCCGTACCTGCGAATAGCGGAGGTACGCGAATTCTTTCCCGGGGTGGCTACCCTTGCACTCACGGCCACGGCTACCCCGGAGGTCGTGGAGGATATTCAGAAACAGCTGCACTTTTCGACCCCGAACGTTCTCTCTAAAAGTTTCCGGCGGGAAAATATTTCCTACGTGATCCGGGACACGGAGGCCAAGCCGTTGGAATTATTCAATATTTTGTCTAAGGTGCAGGGGGGGGCGATCGTGTACGTGCGTACCCGGTTGAAGGCTTCTTCGATTGCCGCTTTCCTGAACAAGTCGGGGATCAAGTCTGACTTTTATCATGCCGGGTTATCTTCCGCGCAGCGGGCACGTCGGCAGGAGGCGTGGAAAAGCGGGATGGTTCCCGTGGTGGTGGCGACGAACGCTTTCGGGATGGGGATTGATAAGGCGGATGTGCGGGTGGTGGTGCATTATGACGTGCCGGACAGTCCGGAGGCCTATTTCCAAGAGGCGGGACGTGCCGGACGGGATGGAAAAAGGGCATACGCTGTGTTACTTTCCAGCCGGGCAGCTTTGGGTGGTTTACAAAAACGGATTGATGATGCTTTTCCCCCGAAAGATTATATATTGAGGGTGTACGAGGCCTTGGCGAACTATTATCAGTTAGGTGAGGGCGAGGGACAGGGACGGGCGTTCGAGTTCAATTTGAAACTGTTTGCCCGTAATTTTAAACTCAACGAGGCGAGGGTGATGTCTGCCATCAGTATTCTGGAGGTTGCGGGGTTCTTGGGGTACACGACGGATATAAATTCCCGTTCCCGGGTGATGTTCACCGTGTTACGGGATCGGTTGTACGAGTTCGAGACGGGTGATCCCTTGTTGGAAAGACTTATGGTTCTCCTGATGAGAAATTATGCCGGAATTTTCGTGCAGGATGCTTACGTGGACGAAGGTTTCTTGGCTGATCAGCTCGACGTGACACGCAAGGTGTTGTATGATGCTTTTATTTCTTTGGCAAAACGTAAGATTATTCGCTACGTGCCGGGGGACGTGAAACCTTACATCGTGTATTACCAACCCCGGTTGCCATTGTCCTATATCACGCTCGGGAGGGAGGCTTACGAGAACCGGAAGGAGTTGTTTGTCACGAAGATCGGGGCCATGGCCCGTTATATCCGGGATGACGAAACGTGTCGCCAGCTTTTGCTTATGGAGTATTTCGGGCAGAAGGAAGAGAAGCCTTGCGGGATATGTGATGTCTGTATCGGGAAGAAGAAACGGTTGCATCGGGAAGAGCGGAAAAGTCTGGAGGAACAGATTTTGCAGGTGCTTGCCAAACAGAATACGAATATCCGGGAGTTGGTGCGTCAATTGGGTGAGGACGAAGAAGTCGTGATCGGGCAAGTCCGGAAATTGTTGGATGAAGGGAAAATTCAATATGTTTCGACCTTGGAACTGGGGATAACGAGGAAGTCCTAAATGTTAATTTAGTATAATTGCATTACACTCTTTCCCTTGTCCCGTCGGTGTTTCACTGGTAAGTATTCGATAAGTTACCGATAAGTCTTCGATAAGTTGCCGATACGGGCAGTCAATTTTTCGTTACTTTTTTCTTGAAAAATGAATGAGGTATTAGTGAGACATAGGTGCGAGTCACTGTTGAGTGTTAGGAACGTATTTTATAAGAAGTATCCTAATTTGATGTTGATCGGTAGTCTAATTAGGATTTTTGTTTATATCGTTAGAACTAAATATTATTTATTACTTTTGCGGTTGTAAATATAGAAAAAATATAACCGATGGAATTCATGTTTTTGGGGGATAAACACAATATTCCTGTTATATAGGGAACTATAAAATCTAACCCTAGGCGACAATGTTTTATGATTATGGAACAGATATTTAATAAGGAACAGCAAGGAACTGCGCGATTCATTTTGAATCATCCTTTAGCGAAACTATCGGATTTGCGTTCTAACGAAATAAAAGATTTAGCCGTGGTGTGGTGTTACTATTCGGGTAAGATTGAAGGGAATACCTATACTTACGTGGAAACAGAGGCATTGCTCAAAGATGGCATTACTTCTGAAAAGAAGTATGAAGACGCCAAGATGCTGAAAAACCTATATAATACTTTCATATCAGAAGTGGAGTATATTAATAAAGGGAGGAATCAGGAAATAATTGATGAACGCACTTTATTCCGAGTACATCAGGCTATATCCACGGGTTTGGTTTCCAATGAAGAATCCGGCTATTTAAGAACAAGAGCTGTCCGTATCAGCGGTACGGGATATATCCCTCCAAAGGACTTGCACGATATTCGGGCTAAGTTGAATGAAATACTTTATCAACAGGAACAATTCACAAATCCATTGGAACGGGCTATTTATCTTCATTGTAACATAGCTAAATTACAGCCTTTCATAGATGGAAATAAACGTACCGCCCGAATGGTGGAAAGCATTGCCTTGATGAATGCCGATATTATCCCAGTCTATTCCTCGAAAGATGCTGATATATTGAATTACAGGAAAGGGTTGATAGCTTTTTATGAAACCGAAGATTATTCTCTTTATGCTGATTATTTTCTAAACAGGCAAGTGGAGCGAATAAAAGAAATCGAATAAAAAAGATTCAAATTTGTCGGTACCTTTTTCTTCGTGAAGTGTTATAAGGTAAAATAACACGAAATGAAAAAGGAAACAGAGTATATTATCCAGTTGATCGTGAAAAGACTTCAAGGAGGTTTGTCTCTCGAAGAGGAAACTTTCTTCGCGGCTTGGAAATCACGTTCCAAGGCCAACGAGGAGTTGTATGAACGATTGGAAAATGAATACAAGGAACACACGGAATATCCTTTATACGAGCATTTTAATGCTCGTCGGTCGTGGCCGTCTGTCATGAAAGACATTCGGAAGAGACATTCCATTCGACGCTTGTATCGTGGAGTTGCTGCGGCTGCCATCGTGTTATTGAGTGTATCTTCTTATCTGATGTTTTCGACGGGCGGGGAGGAAGTACTGCCCGTGGCCCGGGTGGAGTCGGGCAACCATTTTTCTTTTGGGAAGCGTGCCTCGCTGATTCTGCCGGGAGGGGATACTTTGCTGATTGCACCGGGGGTGGTAGACACGCTTGACGAGCAATTACCTTTCGTGAGTAATAATGGTGAAACCTTGATTTATCATACTCCCCGGACGGCGGATTCTTTGGTGTATAATACGCTGAAAATACCTCGTGGCGGGGCTTATTCCTTGCAGTTGTCGGATGGTACGAAGGTAATGCTGAATTCCGATTCCCGGTTAAAGTTCCCGCAATCTTTTTCGGGTGATACCCGGGAGGTGTATTTGGAAGGAGAAGGATTTTTCCAAGTGGCAAAGGATGCCGCGAAACCCTTTATCGTGCATTGTGAGAGGTATGCCGTGCGTGTGTTAGGTACTACGTTTAATATTTCCGCTTACCGGAACGATGAGGTTTCGATGACGACGTTAGTCGAGGGACGGGTGAATATTGAGTGCGGGAATACGGTTGTTGCGTTGACTCCCGGACTGATGGCTGCCGTGGCCGATTCGAAAGTGACGACCCGGGAAGTGAACGTGGAGTCCTATATCTCCTGGACGAGAGACCAGTTCAGTTTCAGCGAGGAACGTCTGGAAGATTTGTTAAAAAAGATTTCCCGCTGGTATGACGTGGAGTTCGTGTTTGATGATGAGGAGATCAAGGATTATAAATTTTCCGGGTTTATACCTAGGTACGAGAGTATAACGAATTTGTTTGAGATATTGGAACAATCGGCGAATGTAAGTTTTGTTCGAAAAGAGGATAAAAAAGTGATAATTATAAAACATTAATTCAAGCATGGCCAGCTAAATTAATCATCGGAGTGTCGTATAATAAATTTTAAATGTATGAAAAATTGGAGTATACTGGCTGCGGTAATGCTCGTGGTAGCGTTATGTCCTTATTCAGCTCAGGGAATTGACAGGAAAAAGAAAGAGGTTCAGCCTAAAACGACGAAGGTTGTGCTTGGTAAATATGACGAGTTGTTCAAGAACAAGGCACACGTGGTGGCGAAAGGTGGTTTTATGACCTTGCATAAGGTGGACGGCAAGTTGTTTTTTGAAATGCCTTTAAAGTACATGGGACGGGAATTTTTATTGGCCTCCACGGTAACTTCCGCGACAGATAATAGCATCTGCGTGGTAGGTTATAAGCCGAGAACTCCCCGGCATATAAAATTTACATTATTGGATAGTATGGTCTGTTTGAGGAATGTCAATTCGAAAATGACTTATGACAAGGGACAGGCCGGGCTAGAAGAAGCGATGGAGAAGAATTTCGGGGATCCTATTGTCGAGTCTTACCGGGTGCTGGCGTACACGCCGGATAGTTCTGCGGTGGTTTTTGACATGACGGATATGTTCACGAAGGATGAATCTTCTTTGTCTCCAATTATGCCGAACTCGGGTGGAATACTCAGTCATTCTGCCAGTTTGAATAAAGAGGGATCTATGTTGACCGAGATCAAGGCTTTTGAAGATAATGTAAGTATTAAATCCGTTTTGTCTTATCTGGTCACGACGAAAGCGATGGGTATGCTCACGGTAAAGAAGGATGATCCATTGACTACTCGTGTTACACGCACGTTGTTGCTTTTACCGGAAAACAAGATGCGTCCTCGGATCACGGATTCCCGGTTAGGTATATTTTTAGGGAATAAAGTGTACGTTTCCATGGAAGAGGACGGTATTCAGAAATATTCGGTGGCTAATCGCTGGCGGTTGGAACCTAAGGATATGGATGCGTGGAAACAGGGAAAGTTGGTGGAGCCGGTGAAACCAATCGTGTATTATTTGGATAACACGTTCCCGGAATCGTGGAAAGAACCCTTGAGGGAGGGAATTTTAAGATGGAACACCGCATTCGAGAAAATCGGGTTCAAGAACGTGGTTCAGGTGCGGGATTTTCCCTTGGATGATCCAGAGTTTGATCCCGATAATTTGAAATACTCTTGTGTTCGCTACATCCCGTCAACGACGGCCAACGCAATGGGACCCTCGTGGGTGGATCCGAGTACGGGGGAGATTATTAATGCCAGCGTGCTGATCTATAACGACGTAATCCGGTTGATTAACGGGTGGCGCTTCGTGCAGACGGCTCAGGTTGATCCCCGTGTCCGGGCAAAAAAGATGCCGGATGATGTGGTGAAAGAATCGCTGGCTTACGTGATCGCTCATGAAGTGGGCCACACGCTGGGATTGATGCATAATATGGCAGCTTCTGCCGCTTATCCCGTGGATTCCTTGCGCTCGGCAAGTTTCACGCAAACATACGGAACCACGCCTTCCATCATGGATTACGCCCGCTATAATTATGTCGCTCAGCCGGGGGATAAAGGGGTGAGATTGACACCACCGGATTTGGGGGTTTATGACGAGTTTGTCATAAAATGGTTATACACGCCACTACCTGAGGTAGAAGATGCTATGGCCGAGGTTCCTATCCTAGAAAAATGGTTGGATGAGAAGGCCGGGGATCCCAGGTACCGTTATGGACGGCAACAGGTTTATGCCCGGTTTGATCCTAGTGCGATAGAAGAGGATTTGGGGGATGATCCGGTGAAAGCGGGAGATTATGGGATTCAGAATCTGAAGTATATTATGAGTCATTTGAACGAGTGGTTGGGGGATGATCCAGACGGGCAACATCGTCAGGCCATGTACCAAGCTATCGGTAATCAATACTATCGTTATCTGAAGAACGTGATGTATAACGTGGGAGGTATTTACTTGACGGAGGTGAAGGACGGAACTCCGGGCAAACGCTTTGTTGCGGTTCCCCGGGAGGTACAAAAGAACTCGCTTAAATGGGTGATCCGGGAGTTGAAAACCCAGAATTGGCTGACCGATAAGGAGCTGACGGATAAGTTTGCCTTGGGCGTTTCACTGGCACCGACGGTACGGTATGCTGCCGCGAAGAATGTTGCCGAATTGTACAAGAACGTGGTTCTTTCCGCTCACGTGTCTCGTGATCCTTACACGGTGAAAGAGTTCTTTGACGATTTGTATCATGAAGTGTGGGCTTCTACCTTGAATAACCGGAAACTTTCCGAGAGCGAGAAGATATTACAGCGGGTGATTGTTGAAGTTTCGTCAGAGGGGATGGAAGGAAAGAAGAAAGGTTTACCATTCTTGACAGACGAGGCTCTTTACTTGCATTCCGGTGATGCTTTTGCTCCTTCTGTTGACGAAATCAACGCTTACGGGCTGGATGAGACGGGGATGGTGAGTAGGTATCTGGACGAGTTCCGGGAGATAGAACAGGTGTACGGACGGGGTTTCGTGGCCGCTCATCTTGAAAATATCGGGAACGGGTACGGTTGGCAGCGAAAAGTGACTACCACGGCAATCGACGATTCCAAGGTGTACTTGCAGGACATGCTGGTTCGGGTGAAACAATTGTTGGAAGGTAAGTTATCTACCGCGGATAAGGACACGAAAGCTCATTATCGGGCATTGATTCTTCAAATTGAGAAGGCGCTTAAAGCCGAATAATATACCGGGAGGCGGGGAAAGTCCCCTGTCTCTCGAAAAGAATACCTATTAACAACTAATTATATAAACATGAAAACGAATCGAGTGTTAAACAGGGACAAATGCAGGGGATGGATCAGGTGGTCTCTCGTGATCGGCTGCATTTTGTTTAGTTCTATGAGAATCTACGCTTCGGACGTTCGCTTGGTGAATGATTCGATTAAGCTGGATTTAAAGTTTGAGAAATCGACCATGTTGGAGGTACTCAATACGTTGAAAAAGAAGACGGCTTTGAATTTCGTGTATAATCACGAGGAGATAAAGGGGATTCCACTTATCACGAAGGAGTTCCGGCAGGCGACGGTACACCAGATTTTGGATTATTGTTTGCGCAACACGGGGTATGTTTTTTCCGTGGTGAATGACGTGGTGGTGATCAAAAAGAAAGAGGTAAAGAGAGGTCAGCAAAAGGTTACGATTACCGGGACCGTGTTCGACGAGAAGAATGAACCTCTTCCGGGAGCAACCGTGATGCTGAAAGGCACGACGATTGGCGTGGCCTCTGACGTGAACGGGGAGTTCAAACTGGAGCTACCGGAAAGTGACGGGATGGTTCTCGTGGTCAATTTTATCGGTATGGTTTCTCAAGAGATTCCGGTGACTCGTGACGTTAACTTGAAAATTGTTCTGAAGATGGCGGACACGGCTCTGGATGATGTTGTGGTCAATGGTTTTTACACGAAGAATAAAAACACGTTCACGGGTTCCGTGACCACCGTGAAGGGGGAAGAGCTGGTACAGGCATCCAGCACGAACCTGATCCAAGCGTTGAGTACTTTGGTGCCGGGATTGAGAATCGTGGAGAATAACGCGCAGGGATCGAACCCTAACGCCGTGCCGGAGATTATTATCCGGGGGACCAATTCATTGATGACCAGTGATGAGGCGGGAATCAACACGCCCTTAATTATTCTGGATGGAATCGAAATCTCGCTTGAAGAACTCTACGATTTGGATTTGTTCGATATAGAGAGTGTGAACGTACTGAAAGATGCAGCCGCAACCGTTCTTTATGGTGAACGGGCTTCCAATGGCGTGATCGTGGTGGAACGGGCTCACGTGAAGGATGATAAAGTGCGGTTCAGTTATAATTTTGTTCCTGATTTCAGTTTCCCCGATTTGAGTTCCATGAACTTGTGTAATGCCTCTGAAAAGTTAGAATTGGAACGTCGGGCCGGGTTGTATAATTCGGCTAATGGTAACGCTGACAGAAATTATGCCTATAAGTTGGAAAACGTGCGCAAGGGGATTGACACGGATTGGATTTCAAAACCATTGAGAAACTCTTTCAGTCATTCTCATTCATTGCGGGTTGCCGGTCGGGGAGGTAATATGGATTACAAGGCATCTGCTTCTTTTAAAGATACTTACGGGGTCATGAAGGGGGACTACAGAAGGAATTACGGTCTTAATTTTTCATTGGCTTACCACATGACGAATAAATTGACGATCTCTTATCAGTTTGCTTTCGGGATGACGGATAGCAAGGATTCTCCTTACGGTCAGTTTTCAACCTACACCGAGTTGAATCCTTACGAGCCGGTGTATGACGAGGATGGCGAGTATATCCGGAATTACTATTTCAACAAGTTCGATCCCTCTCGCAACGAGAAAATAGAGAATCCGTTATACAATGCTACGCTTTCCAGTTTTTCGAAATCTAAGAGTAAATCGATCAAAAATAGTTTATCCCTGCGCTGGGATATCAGCAAGTCTTTTTTCGTGAACGGGCAATTCGATTTGAACCTGTCGGATTCGAAGAGTGATAAATATACCTCGCCGGAAAATTCGGCATATGAAAATTACACTTCTCCGGAAGAGCTTGCGCAGAAGGGGGAATACAGGCAAAGCTCTTCCGACGGGAATTCGTACACGGGAAAATTGGTTGCAAACTATTCTATCGCTTTGGATGAGCATGGTAGCGTGTTCGGTATTCATGCCGGGACAGAGATTTCAAGGGAGAAGACTACGAGTAGCCAGATCACTGCCGTGGGGTTCTTGAAGGACGAACTGGACGATTTGAGTTATGCGATGAAATACGATGACAAGGCTCCTAGCGGGAGCGAGAAATTATCAACAAGAGTCGGGTTCTTTGGTGATGTAGATCTTTCCTACCGGAACAGGTATTTTGTCAACGGAGTTTTCCGGACTTCCGGTTCCTCTAAATTTGGTAAGAATCAGCGTTTCGCTCCCTTCTGGTCTGTCGGTTTCGGGTGGAATGTTCACAACGAGGAGTTTTTGAAATGTGATTGGTTGAACACGCTACGTTTCCGGGTAAGCTACGGGTACACGGGTAATGCCGGTTTTTCTCCTTATCAGGCGATCACGACATATAAGTATAGCAATGATTATCGCTATTATGCGGGTGTCGGGGCTTTACCGATCACGATGGGAAACATGGATTTAAAGTGGCAGCGGACGTTGAAAATGAATTACGGGGTCACCGGTGGATTCCTGAATGACCGGTTGCGAGTGGAATTCGATTACTACGTGGAGAAGACGAAAGATATGTTGATCCCGATAGATGTACCCCTTTCCATGGGCGTGGATAACGTGAAGGTTAATCTGGGATCGGCTAAAAATGCCGGGTTGGATTTCTCTATTTCCGGGCAGATCATACAAAAGAAGGATTGGAGCTGGATGCTGACGGTGAATGGCGGGCATGTGTATGACAAGATCGAGAAGATCAGTAATGCCTTGCAACGGACGAACTCGGAAACCACGTCTTCGGACGAATGGAACGCTCCCAAGATTCAATTCAAGGAGGGAGAGTCTCAATATGCGATTTATGCCATGCGTTCCGCGGGGATTGATCCGGCCACGGGTAAAGAGGTGTATATAAATAAAAACGGGGAATACACGTTTGATTACAGTTACGACGATCAGGTGGTTGTGGGGAATACAAACCCGACAATACAAGGAAGTATATTCACGTCGTTCCGGTATAAAGGGTTTTCTTTAAGCGTGTCGGCTGCTTACACGTTGGGAGGTGATATTTATAACACGACACTGGCGAAGAAGGTGGAGAATATAAACATCAAAGAGAATGTCGATCGACGGGCGTTCACGGAAAGATGGAAAGAGATCGGGGACGAGACCCGTTTCTTGGGCATCCCGGAAAGCGGATGGGCTACTTATCTTTCGGAACGTTTCGTGGAGCGTAAGAATGAGTTGTCGATTTCGAATATTAACCTGCAATACGAGTTTAATGTTGAAAAGCTGAAATTGTTCGGTCTGAAACGTCTGGTCGTGGGTATCGGAGCATCGGACATCGGGCGGCTTTCCACGGTTAAATTTGAAAGAGGTACTTCCTATCCCTATTGTCGGAGCTTTAATTTCATACTTAGACCTACCTTTTAATGAAACAATATAATCGTATGACTATGAAAAAGATAATATATATGCTACTGATCGCCTCGTGTGGGTGGAGTTGCGATAGCTTTCTGGATGTAAATCCCAAGGCGGAGGTGATTGACGAGGATATGTTCAGCACGGCTTCGGGCGTGGAGGATGCCCTGTATGGTGTGTATTCGGCCTTGTCCAATAGTTATTTGTATGGTAATTATATGTCGGTGTATTACCCGGAACTGTTCGCACAGAATTTCGTGGATGACGGTATCAAGGGAACGGAGATCGGGAAATTGAACATGGGCGATCTTATGATGGAATCGGATGTGATGAAGATGTGGAAACAAGCTTATACGGCGATCGGTTACGTGAACAATATTATTATAAACTTAGAGAATAAGGACGAGAAGGCGTTCAAACATTATAATATTTACCTTGGGGAGGCTTTAGGGCTTCGGGCTTATCTGCATTTTGACCTGCTACGATATTATGCCGTTCATGTTACCTCGAAAGATGAAACGGCCAAGGCACACGCCATTCCTTACGTCACGACTTACGAGTTTTACGTGACACCCTTTTCTTCGGTAACGGAGGTTTACGATAAGATTATTCAAGATCTGGAACGGGCAATTGGTCTTTTGGCAGACGACGAGAGTTTGATGGAGGCAGAAAGAACGGGACACGCTGCTGATTTCGTTTCAGCCCGGGAGACTCATTTCAATTTGTACGCAGCGGAGGCAGCTTTGGCCCGCGTGTATTGGATGAAGGGCGATTTGAAGAATGCCAAGATCTACGCTCAAAAGGTGATTGATTCTCATAAATTCCAGTTGGTGGATAAAACGGAGGTGGAGAGCATGGTACAGAGTAAGTTGTCTTTTAAAGAGACGATCTGGGGAATTTATACAAGGGATTTCGGGACCTCGATGAAGAATTTATTTATTAGAAGTACGGGAATAGATTTGGCCTCGGATTGGGAGGACTTGTACCTAGATAATCAGGGAGCGGAAGAGGGCGTGGATTACAGGAGATTCTGGTTTGACGTGGACCCGGATAAAGATGCCACGACTTGCCTCAAGCTGATTAACTACGAGTTTTTGGCTGACCCGAATAAATACGATGAACCCGTTATTCTGGGAGTGAACATGATTCGTATCCCGGAGATGTACTATATCATGGCGGAAGCTTTGCTGGAAGAGAATATCGACTTGGCCACGGATTATATGGATGTTGTTGTGGAGGCCCGGGGAATGGTCGGGTTTAAAGACCGGATTCCGGCTCGACAATTGACGCTTGATGATATTATGAAGGAACGCCGTAAGGAATATTACGGGGAAGGCCAAGAGTGGTTTTGCATGAAACGGCAGAACCGGGATGTATATTCAATCATAGGGGCGGTAACCCTGCCGGGAAGTGACAAGATCTATTGTTTGCCTGTTCCCGAAGAGGAAATGAATGCCCGTTAACATTAAAAACGAAAGACATGAAAAGGATAACATTAATTAGTTTTGCTATTGGATTAGCGTTGAGCGCGCTTTCCTGTTCGGATGATGACCTGATGTATAACGTGCATCAGAAAAGGTCTGTCTATTTTGACCGGGAAAGTAAAACAGATACTATTTTTTTCTCTTTTGTTTCGGTTGAAGGGGATGACTACGATTACTGTATCCCGATCCGGGTGATCGGTAAACCCGTGAACGAGGTGCAGCACCCGGTGGTTATGGTCGTTGCCGATTCTTCAACAGCACGGGAGAACATGCATTACGTGATGGGAGAGGTGGTGATTCCCGCCGATAGCGTTCGAGGTGTCCTGAACATCCGGTTAAACAAGACGGGTGACATGAAGGAACGTTCGTATTACCTCTATTTGAGATTTGCAGAGGATGAGTATTTTAAACCGATTGCCGATGATAATTATATTTTGTCGATAGCTGACGGGGAGTACTCCCGGCCGGATTGGTGGAAAGATGCTGATCTGGGAACGTTCTCTTCCGATTTGTTTAAGCGGATGTTGGAAAAATACTGGGAACTGGAGGAACTTCGTCCGGTGGAATATGCTTATTTCGAAGAGAATTACGGGCGGTTGCTTGAGAATGCCCCGGCATGGTTCTGGTCTAGAAATTATCCGGGTATCTGGGTGAAATACGTGTTGAAACCGGTGTACGAGTATTACCAAGAACATCCCACCGAAGGGGTGAATATGCCGAATCCTGATAAATTCATTTGATGTAATCTCCTGTATAGTGATCTAAATAAAAATTGAAGAGCGATGAAAAAGATATATTACATAGTTTTCGCCATTCTGGTAAGTGGTTTACTGGATGCTTGTATTCATGACGATACGAGCTTGGCGGACCCGGACTTCTCCCGGCTTTCAATCATTTCTCAATACGACACGTTGAGCGTGAATCTAAGCGAGGAGTTTGTTTACAAAGTGGATGTTGTGCAAAGCGGGGAGGATAGACCGTTGACTTACGAGTGGGGGTATGCGACCTATAATACCAAGGATGAGAGTGATTATCCGGCAAAGGATTCTTTAAAAATTATATCTAACGAGGCCGAGTTACGTTATACTTTCAGGAAATTAGGTACTTATTATTTGCGATTGAAGGTGGATAATGGGGAGGCGATCTCGTTTAAAGGTTTTATGTTGAACGTGACGACACCTTATGATGAAGGAATCACGGTATTGAGTCAGGATGATGCGGGGAATCCTCGGATTTCGTTTATGAAAACTTTGACCCGGCAGGAAATAGAATCCGGGGTGAAGAAGGAATTTGTTACGGATGTTCTGACAAAGGAGAACCCGGACTACACGATTAAAAATTGCACGGATCTGGCACAGTTCGGTCCCTATCTGCTGTTGGCCTCTCGGGAGGATGGATTGATCTATAAATTGAATGCCAAGACTTTCGGAGTTATGTATAAGA
Proteins encoded in this region:
- a CDS encoding FecR family protein; protein product: MKKETEYIIQLIVKRLQGGLSLEEETFFAAWKSRSKANEELYERLENEYKEHTEYPLYEHFNARRSWPSVMKDIRKRHSIRRLYRGVAAAAIVLLSVSSYLMFSTGGEEVLPVARVESGNHFSFGKRASLILPGGDTLLIAPGVVDTLDEQLPFVSNNGETLIYHTPRTADSLVYNTLKIPRGGAYSLQLSDGTKVMLNSDSRLKFPQSFSGDTREVYLEGEGFFQVAKDAAKPFIVHCERYAVRVLGTTFNISAYRNDEVSMTTLVEGRVNIECGNTVVALTPGLMAAVADSKVTTREVNVESYISWTRDQFSFSEERLEDLLKKISRWYDVEFVFDDEEIKDYKFSGFIPRYESITNLFEILEQSANVSFVRKEDKKVIIIKH
- a CDS encoding Fic family protein — translated: MEQIFNKEQQGTARFILNHPLAKLSDLRSNEIKDLAVVWCYYSGKIEGNTYTYVETEALLKDGITSEKKYEDAKMLKNLYNTFISEVEYINKGRNQEIIDERTLFRVHQAISTGLVSNEESGYLRTRAVRISGTGYIPPKDLHDIRAKLNEILYQQEQFTNPLERAIYLHCNIAKLQPFIDGNKRTARMVESIALMNADIIPVYSSKDADILNYRKGLIAFYETEDYSLYADYFLNRQVERIKEIE
- a CDS encoding RecQ family ATP-dependent DNA helicase; this translates as MTRDIKEILKTYWGYDDFRSLQEETIRSVLDGKDTLALMPTGGGKSLTYQVSGLAMEGVCLVVTPLIALMKDQVEDLKNRQIPAEAIYTGMRRDRVESIINKCIYDTVKFLYVSPERLYSERFREKLRLMNVCLITVDEAHCISQWGYDFRPPYLRIAEVREFFPGVATLALTATATPEVVEDIQKQLHFSTPNVLSKSFRRENISYVIRDTEAKPLELFNILSKVQGGAIVYVRTRLKASSIAAFLNKSGIKSDFYHAGLSSAQRARRQEAWKSGMVPVVVATNAFGMGIDKADVRVVVHYDVPDSPEAYFQEAGRAGRDGKRAYAVLLSSRAALGGLQKRIDDAFPPKDYILRVYEALANYYQLGEGEGQGRAFEFNLKLFARNFKLNEARVMSAISILEVAGFLGYTTDINSRSRVMFTVLRDRLYEFETGDPLLERLMVLLMRNYAGIFVQDAYVDEGFLADQLDVTRKVLYDAFISLAKRKIIRYVPGDVKPYIVYYQPRLPLSYITLGREAYENRKELFVTKIGAMARYIRDDETCRQLLLMEYFGQKEEKPCGICDVCIGKKKRLHREERKSLEEQILQVLAKQNTNIRELVRQLGEDEEVVIGQVRKLLDEGKIQYVSTLELGITRKS
- a CDS encoding zinc-dependent metalloprotease, whose amino-acid sequence is MKNWSILAAVMLVVALCPYSAQGIDRKKKEVQPKTTKVVLGKYDELFKNKAHVVAKGGFMTLHKVDGKLFFEMPLKYMGREFLLASTVTSATDNSICVVGYKPRTPRHIKFTLLDSMVCLRNVNSKMTYDKGQAGLEEAMEKNFGDPIVESYRVLAYTPDSSAVVFDMTDMFTKDESSLSPIMPNSGGILSHSASLNKEGSMLTEIKAFEDNVSIKSVLSYLVTTKAMGMLTVKKDDPLTTRVTRTLLLLPENKMRPRITDSRLGIFLGNKVYVSMEEDGIQKYSVANRWRLEPKDMDAWKQGKLVEPVKPIVYYLDNTFPESWKEPLREGILRWNTAFEKIGFKNVVQVRDFPLDDPEFDPDNLKYSCVRYIPSTTANAMGPSWVDPSTGEIINASVLIYNDVIRLINGWRFVQTAQVDPRVRAKKMPDDVVKESLAYVIAHEVGHTLGLMHNMAASAAYPVDSLRSASFTQTYGTTPSIMDYARYNYVAQPGDKGVRLTPPDLGVYDEFVIKWLYTPLPEVEDAMAEVPILEKWLDEKAGDPRYRYGRQQVYARFDPSAIEEDLGDDPVKAGDYGIQNLKYIMSHLNEWLGDDPDGQHRQAMYQAIGNQYYRYLKNVMYNVGGIYLTEVKDGTPGKRFVAVPREVQKNSLKWVIRELKTQNWLTDKELTDKFALGVSLAPTVRYAAAKNVAELYKNVVLSAHVSRDPYTVKEFFDDLYHEVWASTLNNRKLSESEKILQRVIVEVSSEGMEGKKKGLPFLTDEALYLHSGDAFAPSVDEINAYGLDETGMVSRYLDEFREIEQVYGRGFVAAHLENIGNGYGWQRKVTTTAIDDSKVYLQDMLVRVKQLLEGKLSTADKDTKAHYRALILQIEKALKAE